One genomic segment of Arthrobacter sp. JZ12 includes these proteins:
- the hemL gene encoding glutamate-1-semialdehyde 2,1-aminomutase — MTTSEELFARAQSLLPGGVNSPVRAFGSVGGTPRFLVSAEGAYVTDADGRRYVDLVCSWGPALLGHAHPAVLEAVHSAVDRGLSFGASTPAEADLAQLVRERVPAVERLRMVSTGTEATMTAVRLARGYTGRNLIVKFAGCYHGHLDGLLAAAGSGVATLALPGSAGVTEATAAETLVLPYNDVDAVEKAFAEHGSSIAAVITEAAPANMGVVEPAPGFNAALSRITSEHGALLIVDEVLTGFRVGPGGYWGLTGRGEGWTPDLLTFGKVIGGGLPAAALGGRADIMEYLAPLGPVYQAGTLSGNPLAMAAGVAQLTHATDEVYQHIDARSLELSAAVSAELDRAGVDHSVQRAGNLFSIAFGTAERGVSNYADAQAQESFRYAPFFHSMLESGVYLPPSVFEAWFLSSAHDDEAMQRIFDALPAAARAAATAGATPSGV, encoded by the coding sequence ATGACAACTTCCGAAGAGCTTTTCGCCCGCGCACAGTCGCTCCTCCCAGGCGGGGTCAACTCGCCGGTCCGCGCGTTCGGCTCCGTTGGGGGTACGCCACGGTTCCTGGTATCCGCCGAGGGTGCTTACGTCACGGATGCAGACGGCCGCCGCTACGTCGACCTGGTCTGTTCCTGGGGTCCGGCGCTCCTGGGGCACGCGCACCCCGCAGTGCTTGAGGCAGTCCACTCCGCCGTGGACCGGGGCCTCTCGTTTGGAGCCTCCACCCCGGCTGAAGCGGATCTGGCGCAGCTGGTCCGGGAGCGGGTTCCCGCCGTCGAGCGCCTCCGGATGGTCTCGACCGGCACCGAAGCCACCATGACCGCCGTTCGCCTTGCGCGCGGGTACACGGGCCGGAACCTGATCGTAAAGTTCGCCGGCTGCTACCACGGGCACCTGGACGGGCTGCTCGCGGCAGCCGGTTCCGGTGTGGCTACCCTTGCCCTTCCCGGGTCTGCGGGCGTAACCGAGGCGACGGCGGCGGAGACTCTGGTCCTGCCCTACAACGACGTCGACGCCGTCGAAAAGGCTTTTGCGGAGCACGGCTCCTCCATTGCAGCGGTGATCACCGAAGCTGCTCCCGCGAACATGGGCGTGGTGGAGCCCGCGCCGGGCTTCAACGCCGCGCTTTCCCGGATTACCTCCGAGCACGGGGCTCTGCTCATCGTCGACGAAGTCCTGACCGGGTTCCGTGTAGGACCGGGCGGCTACTGGGGACTCACCGGGCGCGGCGAGGGTTGGACTCCCGACCTGTTGACCTTCGGGAAGGTGATCGGCGGCGGCCTGCCGGCTGCAGCCCTCGGCGGCCGCGCGGACATCATGGAGTACCTCGCGCCACTCGGGCCGGTCTACCAGGCCGGCACCCTGTCGGGGAACCCGCTGGCCATGGCGGCCGGTGTGGCCCAGCTGACTCACGCAACGGATGAGGTCTATCAGCACATCGACGCGCGCTCCCTCGAGCTGTCCGCTGCCGTATCCGCTGAGCTGGACCGTGCCGGCGTTGACCACTCCGTGCAGCGCGCCGGAAACCTGTTCAGCATCGCGTTCGGCACCGCCGAGCGGGGAGTATCCAACTACGCCGATGCGCAGGCACAGGAGTCCTTCCGGTACGCACCGTTCTTCCACTCCATGCTCGAATCCGGCGTGTACCTGCCGCCCTCGGTTTTTGAGGCCTGGTTCCTTTCATCAGCCCACGACGACGAAGCCATGCAACGCATCTTCGACGCATTGCCGGCAGCGGCCCGGGCCGCCGCCACCGCCGGGGCCACGCCCTCGGGCGTCTAA